A portion of the Camelina sativa cultivar DH55 unplaced genomic scaffold, Cs unpScaffold00619, whole genome shotgun sequence genome contains these proteins:
- the LOC104773682 gene encoding molybdate-anion transporter, whose product MEIFYFVVFGGLAAIVAGLELSKSNKDRINTSPAFNSFKNNYLLVYSLMMAGDWLQGPYVYYLYSTYGFGKGEIGQLFIAGFGSSMLFGTIVGSLADKQGRKRASITYCITYILSCITKHSPQYKVLMVGRVLGGIATSLLFSAFESWLVAEHNKRGFEQQWLSLTFSKAIFLGNGLVAIIAGLFGNFLVDSLALGPVAPFDAAACFLAIGMAVIISSWSENYGDPSENKDLLTQFKNAASAIASDEKIALLGAIQSLFEGSMYTFVFLWTPALSPNEEDIPHGFIFATFMLASMLGSSIASRLLAHSSPKVESYMQIVFVISSAALMLPVVTSFLVAPSGVKGGNISFSGCIQLMGFCTFEACVGIFWPSIMKMRSQYIPEEARSTIMNFFRIPLNIFVCLVLYNVDAFPMTVMFGMCSVFLFVASILQRRLMNVAEIHKSRSLEWSAAKEMTAEADPLNP is encoded by the exons atgGAGATCTTCTACTTCGTGGTGTTCGGTGGGCTCGCTGCGATCGTCGCCGGCTTGGAGCTCAGCAAATCCAACAAAGACCGCATTAACACATCCCCCGCCTTCAACTCCTTCAAGAACAACTATCTCCTCGTCTACTCTCTCATGATGG CTGGGGACTGGTTGCAGGGTCCCTATGTGTACTATCTCTACAGCACTTATGGCTTCGGCAAGGGGGAGATCGGTCAGCTCTTTATCGCTGGTTTTGGATCTTCCATGTTGTTTGGCACCATCGTTGGATCTCTTGCCGACAAACA GGGTCGCAAGAGAGCTTCTATCACCTACTGCATTACCTACATTCTCAGTTGTATCACCAAACATTCCCCTCAGTACAAAGTTTTGATGGTCGGTCGTGTTCTTGGTGGTATCGCTACTTCCCTCCTCTTTTCTGCCTTCGAATCCTGGCTTGTCGCTGAGCACAACAAGAGAGGCTTCGAGCAGCAGTGGCTTTCTCTCACTTTCTCCAAGGCTATTTTCCTTGGTAATGGTTTAGTCGCCATCATTGCTGGTCTCTTTGGCAATTTCCTTGTCGACTCTCTCGCCCTCGGTCCTGTTGCTCCTTTCGATGCTGCTGCTTGCTTCCTTGCTATTGGTATGGCCGTTATTATCTCTTCTTGGTCCGAAAACTACGGAGATCCTTCAGAAAACAAAGACCTTCTTACCCAGTTCAAGAACGCCGCCTCTGCCATTGCTTCTG ATGAAAAGATCGCATTGCTTGGTGCCATACAGTCTCTCTTCGAAGGCTCCATGTACACCTTTGTGTTTCTCTGGACTCCTGCTTTGAGCCCTAATGAAGAGGACATTCCACATGGTTTCATTTTTGCTACATTCATGCTGGCTTCAATGCTTGGTAGCTCCATTGCCTCTCGTTTGTTGGCACATTCGTCTCCAAAAGTAGAGAGCTATATGCAGATCGTGTTTGTGATATCTTCTGCAGCTCTCATGCTTCCTGTTGTAACAAGC TTCTTGGTGGCACCCTCCGGTGTAAAAGGTGGAAACATATCCTTCTCTGGATGCATTCAGTTAATGGGTTTCTGCACATTCGAAGCGTGTGTAGGGATCTTTTGGCCATCGATAATGAAGATGAGATCGCAATACATTCCAGAGGAAGCCAGAAGCACCATCATGAATTTTTTCCGCATCCCACTCAACATCTTTGTCTGCCTTGTATTGTACAAT GTCGACGCGTTTCCAATGACTGTGATGTTTGGAATGTGCTCTGTATTCCTTTTTGTGGCCTCTATATTGCAGAGGAGGTTGATGAATGTAGCCGAGATCCACAAGTCAA GATCACTAGAGTGGTCAGCAGCAAAGGAGATGACCGCAGAAGCTGACCCTCTAAACCCATAA
- the LOC104773680 gene encoding mavicyanin-like translates to MGVMSLSSMIMVVAILLGQGIGKVSSTLYKVGDLDAWGIPVDAKVYSKWPKSHSFKIGDSLLFLYPPSEDSLIQVTSSNFKSCNTKDPILYMNDGNSLFNLTQNGTLYFTSAHPGHCTKYQKLLVSVGTYSAEAEALSPSSSADAPSYQNAFGSIPLSQKSSSSSLISAFSIVFASLACAVVGAIM, encoded by the exons atgggagtCATGAGTTTGAGCAGCATGATAATGGTGGTGGCGATATTGTTAGGACAGGGGATTGGTAAAGTGTCGTCGACTCTATACAAAGTTGGAGACTTGGACGCATGGGGTATCCCAGTTGATGCTAAAGTCTACTCCAAATGGCCCAAATCTCACTCTTTCAAGATCGGTGACTCCCTCT TGTTCTTGTACCCACCAAGCGAAGACTCGCTGATTCAAGTGACGTCCTCCAATTTTAAGAGCTGCAACACCAAAGACCCAATCTTGTACATGAACGACGGCAACTCTCTCTTCAACCTCACCCAAAACGGAACTTTATACTTCACAAGTGCACATCCAGGCCACTGTACCAAGTACCAGAAGCTCCTCGTCTCCGTCGGGACCTACTCCGCCGAAGCAGAGGCCTTGTCTCCGTCGTCGTCTGCCGACGCTCCCTCTTATCAAAACGCCTTCGGGTCCATTCCTCTCTCTCAGAAATCGTCGTCCTCATCGCTCATTTCGGCTTTCTCCATTGTCTTTGCTTCGCTGGCTTGCGCTGTCGTCGGTGCAATCATgtga